In Chryseobacterium camelliae, one DNA window encodes the following:
- a CDS encoding helix-turn-helix domain-containing protein, which yields MSVLEKFGVEIFTQHNIFERIALDKPFRTDNPAFIFIKTGTIKMKQHFRDLELSANMFMVTDPQTVYEMISVSDDFQSRMVSYKREFISALSLKFNRLITYRYFRQQMNIGVPFQADEMEVVWKSVNFLKYILDSETDMIYKKEIVEHLFSVFCYQMAGIISKEDSNAMNQMTRQEEIVFTFLNDLAKYHHTERSVEFYSERQSITTRHLSAVVKEVTGKSASQVIALVVLNEAKVLLNSSKKPVSEISSVLGFSDPYSFSHFFKKHLGESPSQYRNQFES from the coding sequence ATGTCTGTCCTGGAAAAATTCGGCGTTGAAATTTTCACACAACACAATATTTTCGAGCGTATTGCGCTTGATAAACCTTTCCGTACCGATAATCCGGCCTTCATTTTTATCAAGACCGGAACCATTAAGATGAAACAGCATTTCAGGGACCTGGAGCTTTCCGCCAATATGTTTATGGTAACAGATCCGCAAACGGTCTATGAAATGATTTCCGTGAGCGATGATTTCCAGTCCAGGATGGTATCGTACAAGCGGGAATTCATTTCAGCATTGTCATTAAAATTTAACAGGCTGATTACCTACCGGTATTTCCGGCAGCAGATGAATATCGGTGTTCCGTTTCAGGCTGATGAAATGGAAGTGGTGTGGAAAAGCGTCAATTTTTTGAAATACATTCTGGATTCGGAGACAGACATGATTTATAAGAAAGAGATTGTAGAGCACCTTTTTTCCGTGTTTTGCTACCAGATGGCAGGAATTATCTCCAAAGAAGACAGCAATGCAATGAATCAGATGACCAGGCAGGAGGAGATTGTTTTTACCTTCCTGAATGACCTGGCTAAATACCATCATACGGAGCGCAGTGTGGAATTCTATTCAGAACGGCAGTCGATTACAACCAGACATCTGTCGGCAGTTGTAAAAGAAGTGACGGGGAAGTCTGCGAGCCAGGTCATCGCACTTGTCGTCCTCAATGAAGCTAAAGTCTTATTAAACTCCTCCAAAAAGCCGGTTTCAGAAATTTCTTCTGTCCTTGGATTCAGCGATCCTTATTCTTTTTCACATTTTTTCAAGAAACATTTAGGCGAAAGTCCTTCACAATACAGAAATCAGTTCGAAAGCTGA
- a CDS encoding TolC family protein, translated as MVKNIKTALSIVAAVFPALFFSQHIRQMTAEEVAQLAVQNHQQLKVAAQNIGIARQNTQVVKLQKLPTITASTSQFYLGNAVVIDKDFSNTTTVQMPHYGSSYAVQATQLIFKGGLVNKSIELAGLREQLSELDLEKNKQDVKFLVISNYLDVYKIVNQYEVFRNNKKLAQERLKNIQKFYEQGMVTRNEVIRGELAIKNLDQGILSLVNNRKILNYNLNIALGLPEDTEIVPVENLENKEAGIGMDYYLNLAHDSNPVMKSAKTNIDVADKNIDIIKTDKIPTIAGFGGYSLQKPITTRNPVLDMYSGGWQTGVSLTYNIDNLYKTKERVKLGELQKNQAYDAMTLTQQNIDMAVNAAYVKYQESIQQAEILNDAKKLAEENYKITEAKYLNQLAVQAEMIDAQNQKLQSELDFANAEINVLYQYYNLLKTTGTL; from the coding sequence ATGGTAAAGAATATAAAAACAGCACTGTCAATTGTGGCAGCGGTCTTTCCTGCGCTGTTTTTTTCACAGCATATCAGGCAGATGACCGCAGAAGAGGTGGCGCAGCTCGCGGTGCAAAATCACCAGCAGCTGAAAGTCGCAGCACAAAATATTGGTATAGCCAGGCAGAACACCCAGGTAGTAAAACTCCAGAAACTACCAACGATAACTGCCTCTACGAGCCAGTTCTATCTGGGGAATGCAGTGGTTATCGACAAGGATTTTTCAAATACAACAACGGTACAGATGCCCCATTACGGGAGTTCATATGCGGTTCAGGCTACCCAGCTGATCTTCAAAGGCGGATTGGTAAACAAATCAATTGAGCTGGCCGGACTGCGTGAACAGCTTTCTGAGCTTGATTTAGAGAAAAATAAGCAGGATGTGAAATTTCTGGTTATTTCCAATTATCTGGATGTCTACAAGATTGTCAATCAATACGAAGTTTTTCGGAACAACAAAAAACTGGCTCAGGAACGCCTGAAAAACATTCAGAAGTTCTATGAGCAGGGCATGGTGACCCGGAATGAGGTGATCCGTGGAGAACTGGCGATCAAAAATCTGGATCAGGGCATCCTCTCTTTGGTAAATAACCGTAAAATATTAAACTATAATCTCAATATAGCCCTGGGATTACCGGAAGATACCGAAATTGTTCCGGTAGAAAATCTGGAAAATAAAGAAGCGGGAATCGGAATGGACTATTACCTGAACCTTGCCCACGACAGTAATCCGGTTATGAAATCAGCGAAGACCAACATTGATGTCGCCGATAAGAATATCGACATTATTAAAACAGACAAGATACCGACAATAGCCGGATTTGGAGGCTATTCCCTGCAAAAGCCCATCACCACAAGGAATCCTGTCCTGGACATGTATTCCGGAGGATGGCAAACCGGGGTTTCCCTGACTTATAATATCGATAACCTGTACAAAACGAAGGAAAGGGTAAAATTAGGGGAACTCCAGAAAAATCAGGCTTACGATGCCATGACACTTACCCAACAGAATATTGATATGGCGGTGAATGCAGCTTATGTGAAATATCAAGAATCAATCCAGCAGGCAGAAATACTGAACGATGCTAAGAAACTGGCTGAAGAAAACTACAAGATTACGGAAGCCAAATACCTGAACCAGCTTGCTGTGCAGGCAGAAATGATTGATGCCCAGAACCAGAAGCTCCAGTCCGAACTTGATTTTGCCAATGCGGAAATCAACGTTTTATATCAATACTACAACCTTCTGAAAACAACCGGAACACTTTAA
- a CDS encoding MFS transporter: protein MYNKGLYQDWVPKPIQLLLIVLLLAVVMPIGGVYTGNISYLVSGTGSMTEYFMWANYASTIGMGACMPIVLRMKMRFKVRDKMTLLLVMLGLLSYINSTTYEPMIFVFSSLIIGFFKMMVTIELFLPLMAMMGNRGMFYGAFYTFVLVLNQISAYYAVDISIRYNWQQFYIIVAVGCFALALVHWLLMHDKYFALKVPLHYIDWLSTLLFVSTFMFSAYVFSFGKQQDWLHSKKIVDASIAAFVSFALLVIRQLTLKRPYLSFKIFSKNNVLHGLFMLFCLGMFLGTTSIQNTFAVGVLGYDQLTNARLNLLMIPGLILAGVTAIFWFKKEIPLKMFIFSGFSAMMGYSIIMYFSMVLEFNYDYWYLPMFLKGYGMCSLFISVWFYTLDKLEMDEMLAAIGLVLVWRTFLAVGIFSALYSWFQYRFQVIAVGDLAVYLDGMTITPQNVAGNMKTVQLNAIIIAGKKLFGYIILAGCGVLIYVFTHHFGKERFEYLRFIRVLTGKSVIARRRLRERKKLIEEIRDAAGPAV from the coding sequence ATGTACAACAAAGGACTTTACCAAGACTGGGTACCGAAACCCATACAGCTCCTGCTGATCGTTTTGCTGCTTGCTGTAGTGATGCCAATCGGGGGTGTGTACACCGGGAACATCAGTTACCTGGTCAGCGGAACCGGTTCCATGACAGAATATTTCATGTGGGCCAACTACGCTTCCACGATTGGGATGGGAGCCTGCATGCCGATCGTCCTCAGAATGAAGATGAGGTTCAAGGTACGGGATAAAATGACGTTGCTCCTGGTGATGTTGGGATTGCTGAGTTACATCAATTCCACAACCTACGAACCGATGATTTTTGTATTCAGCTCATTAATCATCGGATTCTTTAAAATGATGGTTACGATAGAACTGTTCCTTCCCCTGATGGCTATGATGGGCAATCGCGGGATGTTTTACGGTGCTTTTTATACTTTTGTACTGGTACTCAACCAAATATCAGCCTATTATGCCGTAGATATTTCTATCAGGTATAACTGGCAGCAGTTCTATATTATTGTTGCAGTAGGATGTTTTGCATTAGCGTTGGTGCACTGGCTTTTAATGCACGATAAATATTTTGCCCTGAAAGTTCCTCTGCATTACATCGACTGGCTCAGCACGTTGCTTTTCGTGTCCACATTTATGTTTTCGGCGTATGTGTTCTCCTTCGGCAAACAGCAGGACTGGCTTCATTCAAAGAAAATTGTGGACGCCAGCATAGCTGCCTTTGTAAGTTTTGCCCTGCTCGTAATCCGCCAGCTGACTTTAAAACGGCCGTACCTGTCATTTAAAATATTTTCCAAAAACAATGTATTGCATGGATTGTTCATGCTGTTCTGCCTCGGGATGTTCCTGGGAACGACTTCCATCCAGAATACTTTTGCTGTAGGCGTATTGGGATATGACCAGCTGACTAACGCACGCCTTAATCTCCTGATGATTCCTGGGCTTATTTTGGCCGGGGTAACCGCCATATTCTGGTTCAAAAAAGAAATTCCCTTGAAAATGTTCATTTTTTCTGGTTTTTCGGCCATGATGGGGTACTCCATCATCATGTACTTTTCCATGGTTTTGGAATTCAACTATGATTACTGGTACCTGCCGATGTTCCTGAAAGGCTACGGAATGTGTTCATTGTTCATCTCTGTTTGGTTTTATACCCTGGACAAGCTGGAAATGGATGAGATGCTGGCTGCGATCGGATTGGTGCTGGTTTGGAGAACGTTTCTGGCAGTAGGAATATTCTCGGCGTTGTATTCATGGTTCCAGTATCGCTTTCAGGTGATTGCGGTGGGAGATCTTGCGGTTTATCTGGACGGGATGACGATCACGCCTCAGAATGTCGCCGGAAATATGAAAACTGTCCAGCTCAATGCCATCATTATTGCGGGTAAAAAACTGTTCGGATACATTATCCTGGCCGGTTGCGGTGTATTGATCTATGTATTTACCCACCATTTCGGTAAAGAGCGGTTTGAATACTTGCGCTTCATCAGGGTACTGACCGGAAAGTCAGTGATTGCCAGGAGAAGGCTCCGCGAAAGGAAAAAATTAATTGAAGAAATAAGAGACGCTGCAGGTCCTGCCGTCTGA
- a CDS encoding sigma 54-interacting transcriptional regulator encodes MKNDTTFKELKNSGYTHKTINEEIQENLIAKIRAKEPVFEGLWGYEDTVVPQLKKALLAGHHINLLGLRGQAKTRIARSMVHLLDEYMPIVKGSEINDSPFQPISKYARDLIAEMGDETPIAWVHRSDRFFEKLATPDVNVADLIGDIDPIKAATLKLPYSDERVLHYGMIPRANRCIFVLNELPDLQARIQVSLFNILQEGDIQIRGFQLRMPLDIQFVFTANPEDYTNRGSIVTPLKDRIGSQIFTHYPQTISLARQITEQEAQVPAEDQSKIHIPDLAKDLLEEVSFAARDSEYVDAKSGVSARLSISAMENLMAAARLRLIESGAERTTVRLLDFLSIVPSITGKIELVYEGEQEGADYVAKILIDKAVMTQFESLFPRISKLEKESIKTPYTDLIKWFNKNQLELHYNDTDEEFYRKLDSIAPLSTVVEENVPDLSPEDQNFCKELVLWALTISKKLDKSENSNAFTFDSAEINPYYRN; translated from the coding sequence ATGAAAAACGATACGACATTTAAAGAATTAAAAAACTCAGGATATACCCACAAAACCATTAACGAAGAAATCCAGGAGAACCTGATAGCAAAGATCAGAGCAAAGGAACCTGTATTTGAGGGACTTTGGGGCTATGAAGATACCGTAGTTCCGCAATTGAAGAAAGCATTGCTTGCAGGCCATCATATTAACCTTCTCGGATTGCGCGGACAGGCCAAAACCAGGATTGCAAGAAGCATGGTACATCTCCTCGATGAATATATGCCGATTGTAAAAGGCTCTGAAATCAACGACAGCCCGTTCCAGCCTATTTCTAAATATGCCAGGGACCTCATTGCCGAAATGGGTGATGAAACTCCAATTGCATGGGTACACCGCTCAGACAGGTTTTTTGAAAAACTTGCTACACCGGATGTGAATGTGGCCGACCTGATCGGAGATATCGATCCGATTAAAGCTGCAACACTGAAACTTCCGTATTCCGACGAACGTGTACTGCATTACGGCATGATCCCGCGTGCTAACCGCTGCATATTCGTGCTGAATGAACTGCCGGATTTACAAGCCAGGATCCAGGTTTCCTTGTTCAACATCCTTCAGGAGGGGGATATCCAGATCCGCGGATTCCAGTTAAGGATGCCATTGGACATCCAGTTTGTGTTTACAGCCAATCCGGAAGATTATACCAACCGGGGCAGCATCGTTACACCACTGAAAGACAGGATCGGTTCCCAGATTTTCACGCACTATCCACAGACTATTTCCCTGGCGCGTCAGATCACAGAGCAGGAAGCACAGGTTCCTGCCGAGGACCAGTCTAAAATCCATATTCCGGACCTTGCAAAAGACCTCCTGGAGGAAGTATCTTTTGCCGCCCGCGACAGTGAATATGTGGATGCTAAAAGCGGGGTAAGTGCCCGTCTCAGCATCAGTGCCATGGAAAACCTGATGGCCGCCGCCAGGCTCCGCCTGATTGAATCCGGGGCCGAACGCACCACTGTCCGCCTGCTTGACTTTTTATCTATTGTCCCTTCCATTACCGGAAAAATAGAACTGGTCTACGAAGGTGAACAGGAAGGCGCCGATTACGTTGCCAAGATCCTGATTGACAAAGCGGTGATGACTCAATTTGAAAGCCTTTTCCCACGCATTTCCAAGCTGGAGAAAGAGAGCATCAAAACACCTTACACCGATCTGATCAAATGGTTCAATAAAAACCAGCTGGAACTGCATTATAATGATACGGACGAAGAATTTTACCGCAAGCTGGACAGCATTGCTCCATTATCAACCGTAGTGGAAGAAAACGTTCCAGACCTAAGCCCGGAAGACCAGAATTTCTGCAAAGAGCTCGTTTTATGGGCACTGACGATCAGTAAAAAGCTGGATAAATCTGAAAACAGCAATGCCTTTACTTTTGATTCTGCGGAAATCAACCCGTATTACAGGAATTAA
- a CDS encoding vWA domain-containing protein — MNNKEFNFQKGYIFSKHIPEEMSHFDRVFDVFKDLLTHTSGDIEEAFEWLDMLDQEYDIFTDEYTLEDFEEDLRKRGYIREEIDEEDGNTGTGRGKNVLTPKLESALREYALDQIFGKLKKSGIGNHRTSKTGIGDEKDGDHRSFQYGDDLSLVNMTESLKNAQVNNGIGDLQLTEDDLIVEETRHKAQMSTVLMIDISHSMILYGEDRITPAKKVAMALVELIHRKYPKDSIDIIVFGNEAWPIKIKDLPYLKVGPYHTNTVAGLELAMDILRRKRNTNKQIFMITDGKPSCIQLPTGEFYMNSVGLDQMIVSQCLNRAAQARKLKIPITTFMIAQDPYLRKFVEEFTEQNQGKAFLTGLSGLGQMIFEDYEKNRKRRI, encoded by the coding sequence ATGAATAATAAAGAGTTTAATTTTCAGAAAGGATACATCTTCAGTAAACATATACCGGAAGAAATGTCTCATTTCGACCGGGTTTTTGATGTATTCAAAGATCTGCTGACACATACTTCCGGAGATATTGAGGAGGCCTTTGAATGGCTTGATATGCTGGATCAGGAGTATGATATCTTCACGGATGAATACACCCTGGAAGATTTTGAGGAAGACCTTAGGAAGCGAGGCTACATACGGGAAGAAATTGATGAAGAGGACGGAAATACCGGAACGGGAAGAGGAAAGAATGTCCTGACTCCCAAACTGGAATCCGCACTGCGTGAATATGCCCTGGATCAAATATTCGGAAAGCTGAAAAAAAGCGGGATCGGCAACCACCGTACTTCCAAAACAGGTATTGGTGATGAAAAGGATGGCGACCACCGGTCATTCCAGTACGGCGATGACCTGTCACTGGTCAACATGACAGAAAGTCTTAAAAATGCCCAGGTCAATAACGGCATTGGTGACCTTCAGCTGACGGAAGATGACCTCATCGTAGAAGAAACGCGCCATAAAGCCCAGATGAGCACGGTACTGATGATTGATATCAGCCACTCCATGATCTTATATGGCGAAGACCGGATTACTCCTGCCAAAAAAGTAGCCATGGCCCTTGTAGAACTGATCCACCGCAAATATCCGAAAGATTCGATTGATATTATTGTTTTTGGAAATGAAGCATGGCCGATCAAGATCAAGGACCTTCCCTACCTGAAAGTCGGGCCTTATCATACCAATACGGTGGCCGGACTGGAACTGGCGATGGACATCCTCCGCAGGAAAAGGAATACCAATAAACAGATCTTCATGATCACCGATGGAAAGCCCAGCTGCATCCAGCTACCAACCGGGGAATTTTATATGAACAGCGTCGGGCTCGACCAGATGATCGTGTCGCAATGCCTCAACAGAGCTGCGCAGGCCCGGAAACTTAAAATACCGATCACCACCTTTATGATCGCCCAGGATCCTTACCTCAGGAAATTTGTGGAAGAATTTACGGAACAGAACCAGGGGAAAGCATTCCTGACGGGACTTTCCGGATTGGGGCAGATGATTTTTGAGGATTATGAAAAGAACAGGAAGAGAAGGATATGA
- a CDS encoding class I SAM-dependent methyltransferase: protein MKDLMGQAIHDYYHNNNPEDLQTETSISELDEMPVAYLFREFEEMNILEQKALDLSKGKVLDIGAGAGSHSLYLQDKKGLAVTALDISPKSIEICKSRGVRQAVCGNMLQFPEEEFDTIILLMNGTGIFQSLQVIDIYLKKLYALLAKNGQILIDSTDIIYMFDEDEDGGVYIPAEGYYGELDYIVHYKGQSEDPIKWLYLDFNTLKNAAEHNGFRIEKVLQQDDSYLARLTKK, encoded by the coding sequence ATGAAAGACCTGATGGGCCAAGCCATCCACGACTATTATCATAACAACAATCCTGAAGATTTACAGACCGAAACATCCATTTCGGAACTTGATGAAATGCCGGTAGCGTATCTGTTCCGGGAATTTGAGGAAATGAATATCCTTGAACAGAAAGCACTTGACCTATCCAAGGGAAAAGTTCTGGATATCGGTGCTGGTGCCGGTTCACATTCCCTGTACCTTCAGGATAAAAAAGGTCTTGCCGTAACGGCACTCGATATTTCACCTAAATCCATCGAGATCTGTAAATCAAGAGGCGTTCGGCAGGCAGTCTGCGGAAATATGCTGCAGTTCCCGGAAGAAGAATTTGATACTATTATATTGCTGATGAACGGTACCGGGATTTTCCAGAGCCTCCAGGTAATTGATATTTACCTCAAAAAGCTCTATGCGCTTCTGGCTAAAAACGGACAGATCCTGATCGACAGTACGGATATTATTTATATGTTTGATGAAGATGAAGACGGTGGGGTCTACATCCCGGCAGAAGGCTATTACGGCGAACTGGATTACATCGTACATTATAAAGGGCAATCGGAAGACCCGATTAAATGGCTTTACCTTGATTTCAATACCCTGAAAAATGCTGCAGAACACAACGGCTTCAGGATTGAAAAAGTTTTGCAGCAAGACGATTCTTATCTTGCAAGGCTGACAAAGAAGTAA
- the metG gene encoding methionine--tRNA ligase — protein sequence MSNRKMITAALPYANGPVHIGHLAGVYIPADVYARFQRRSGKEVAFICGSDEHGIPITIRAKKEGVTPQDIVDKYHEIIKKSFSDLGISFDEYSRTTSQKHYETSQEFFKVLYEKGKFTEEVSEQYFDEQAGEFLADRYIVGTCPNCGNENAYGDQCEKCGSTLSPSELINPKSMLSGNVPVLKETKNWYLPLNEYESFLNEWIIEGHKDDWKPNVYGQVKSWLNDGLKPRAMTRDLNWGVPVPLPGAEGKVLYVWFDAPIGYISFTKEWAEKNGKDWKDYWQSEESDLVHFIGKDNIVFHCIIFPSMMKAHGDFIMPDNVPAFEFLNLENDKISTSRNWAVWAHEYVEDFPGQQDVLRYALLSSAPETKDNNFTWKDFQTKNNSELVGIFGNFINRVAVLMHKYYDGVIPQGDANAPELQEINKSAREISEFLNRYEFRNALSALMNLARFGNQYLQTEEPWKTIKDNPEKAAHSLFVGAQIAVALAQLCEPFMPFSSDKLLNMFNVGKINWNDVETKQVLIETGHQINEASLLFSKIEDDVIEAQIQKLEDTKQSNKKTNPNANPMKEEITFDDFTKIDLRTATILEAEKVEKADKLLKLKVDTGVDVRTVVSGIAESFTPEEIIGKQVMILLNLAPRKIRGIESQGMLLLTTKPDGKLSFVTPDDSTVENGIEIG from the coding sequence ATGTCGAACAGAAAAATGATTACGGCGGCGTTGCCTTATGCCAACGGGCCGGTTCATATAGGACATCTGGCAGGGGTTTATATCCCGGCGGATGTTTACGCTAGATTTCAGAGAAGATCAGGAAAAGAAGTTGCCTTTATATGCGGTTCAGATGAACATGGGATTCCTATTACCATCAGGGCTAAAAAAGAAGGGGTAACACCTCAGGATATTGTGGACAAGTATCATGAAATCATTAAGAAATCTTTTTCAGATTTAGGAATTTCATTTGACGAATATTCCAGGACCACATCTCAGAAACACTACGAAACCAGCCAGGAATTTTTTAAAGTATTATATGAAAAAGGAAAATTCACCGAAGAAGTTTCTGAACAATACTTTGATGAGCAGGCCGGTGAATTTCTGGCCGACCGCTATATTGTAGGAACCTGCCCAAATTGCGGCAATGAAAATGCCTATGGCGATCAATGTGAAAAGTGTGGTTCTACCCTGTCCCCTTCTGAGCTGATCAATCCGAAATCCATGCTCAGCGGAAATGTACCCGTCCTTAAAGAAACCAAAAACTGGTACCTGCCACTGAATGAATATGAAAGCTTCTTAAACGAATGGATCATCGAAGGCCATAAAGACGACTGGAAACCTAATGTGTACGGACAGGTGAAATCCTGGTTGAATGACGGGCTGAAACCAAGGGCGATGACCCGTGACCTTAACTGGGGTGTTCCGGTTCCTTTACCGGGTGCAGAAGGTAAAGTGCTTTATGTATGGTTTGATGCCCCGATCGGGTATATCTCATTTACCAAAGAATGGGCAGAGAAAAACGGAAAAGACTGGAAAGACTACTGGCAAAGCGAAGAGAGCGACCTGGTTCACTTTATCGGAAAAGATAATATTGTGTTCCACTGCATTATTTTTCCGTCAATGATGAAAGCCCATGGCGATTTTATCATGCCAGACAATGTTCCGGCATTCGAATTCCTCAACCTTGAGAACGACAAGATCTCCACCTCCAGAAACTGGGCGGTGTGGGCACATGAATATGTAGAAGATTTCCCGGGACAGCAGGATGTGCTGAGATATGCACTTCTGTCTTCCGCTCCGGAAACCAAGGACAATAATTTTACATGGAAAGATTTCCAGACAAAGAATAATTCTGAGCTGGTAGGAATTTTCGGGAATTTTATCAACCGTGTTGCTGTTTTGATGCATAAATATTATGATGGCGTCATTCCACAGGGTGATGCTAATGCCCCTGAACTTCAGGAAATCAACAAATCAGCCAGAGAAATTTCAGAATTCCTGAACCGCTATGAGTTCAGAAATGCATTGTCTGCGCTGATGAACCTTGCCCGATTCGGAAACCAGTACCTTCAGACCGAAGAGCCATGGAAAACCATTAAGGACAATCCTGAAAAAGCTGCGCATTCCTTATTTGTGGGTGCCCAGATCGCTGTAGCTTTGGCCCAGCTGTGTGAGCCTTTTATGCCTTTCAGTTCCGATAAGCTTCTCAATATGTTCAATGTCGGAAAAATAAACTGGAATGATGTTGAAACAAAGCAGGTCTTAATTGAAACCGGACATCAGATTAACGAAGCTTCTCTTTTGTTCTCCAAAATTGAAGACGACGTTATCGAAGCCCAGATCCAAAAGCTCGAAGATACCAAACAAAGCAACAAAAAAACAAACCCTAACGCCAATCCTATGAAAGAAGAAATCACTTTTGATGATTTTACGAAAATCGATCTGAGAACTGCAACCATTCTGGAAGCCGAAAAAGTAGAGAAAGCAGACAAGCTGCTGAAACTGAAAGTGGATACCGGAGTGGATGTAAGAACCGTAGTTTCTGGGATTGCAGAGAGCTTTACACCGGAAGAAATAATTGGAAAGCAGGTAATGATCTTATTGAACCTCGCTCCAAGAAAAATCAGAGGTATAGAATCACAGGGAATGTTATTGCTAACGACCAAACCGGATGGAAAACTGTCTTTCGTAACACCGGACGACAGCACTGTAGAAAATGGTATTGAAATCGGATAA